One part of the Chromatiales bacterium genome encodes these proteins:
- the nhaD gene encoding sodium:proton antiporter NhaD yields the protein MLTRLALLIPALLWPATTVLAATESSQPLDLTTSGVGIAALAIFVIAYLLVMAEEYTELRKSKPVILAAGIIWSMIGWYYVQHGIPELAEHAVRHSFLEFAELMLFLLVAMTYINAMQERQVFDALRAWLIRRGFGFRTLFWFTGTLAFFISPIADNLTTALLMCAVVLAVGGQNTRFVLLACINIVIGANAGGAFSPFGDITTLMVWQKGVVEFWTFLALFVPAVVNFVVPAAIMHFAVPNERPSTQGHAVAMKRGARRIIALFLLTIATAVAFHNFLGLPPVIGMLTGLGYLQVFGFYLKKTCLRWALEQSDAATPVGSVVPFNVFSKIAQAEWDTLLFFYGVVLCVGGLGFLGYLTLVSDVMYNQWGATTANIVVGLLSSVIDNIPVMFAVLSMGPEMPTGQWLLVTLTAGVGGSLLSVGSAAGVALMGQAHGKYTFFGHLKWTPVIALGYAASIAVHFWINSALF from the coding sequence TCCTTGCCGCCACGGAATCTTCACAGCCGCTGGACCTCACCACCAGCGGCGTCGGAATAGCGGCACTCGCGATCTTTGTGATCGCCTACCTGCTGGTCATGGCCGAGGAGTACACGGAGCTGCGCAAGTCCAAACCCGTGATCCTCGCGGCGGGCATCATCTGGAGCATGATCGGCTGGTACTACGTGCAGCACGGCATACCGGAACTGGCCGAGCACGCGGTACGCCACAGCTTTCTCGAATTCGCCGAGCTGATGCTGTTCCTGCTGGTCGCGATGACCTACATCAACGCGATGCAGGAACGTCAGGTCTTCGATGCGCTGCGCGCATGGCTGATACGACGCGGATTCGGCTTTCGAACGCTGTTCTGGTTCACCGGCACCCTAGCGTTTTTCATCTCCCCGATCGCCGACAACCTGACGACCGCGCTGCTCATGTGCGCGGTGGTGCTCGCGGTCGGCGGCCAGAACACCCGCTTCGTGCTGCTCGCTTGTATCAACATCGTGATCGGCGCGAATGCCGGCGGGGCCTTCAGCCCGTTCGGCGACATCACCACGCTGATGGTCTGGCAGAAAGGCGTGGTTGAATTCTGGACCTTTCTCGCACTGTTCGTGCCAGCGGTCGTGAACTTTGTCGTTCCTGCCGCGATCATGCATTTCGCGGTCCCGAACGAGCGGCCGTCGACCCAGGGTCATGCAGTCGCGATGAAACGCGGCGCGCGGCGAATCATCGCACTGTTCCTGCTCACCATCGCCACGGCCGTTGCGTTCCACAACTTCCTCGGCCTGCCGCCGGTCATCGGCATGCTGACCGGGCTCGGATATCTGCAAGTATTCGGGTTCTATCTGAAGAAGACCTGCCTGCGCTGGGCCCTCGAACAATCCGATGCGGCCACGCCGGTCGGCAGTGTCGTGCCCTTCAATGTGTTCAGCAAGATCGCCCAGGCGGAGTGGGACACCCTGCTGTTTTTCTACGGGGTGGTTCTGTGCGTGGGCGGGCTCGGTTTTCTCGGCTATCTGACGCTGGTTTCGGATGTGATGTACAACCAGTGGGGGGCGACCACGGCCAATATCGTCGTCGGGCTGCTGTCCTCGGTCATCGACAACATCCCGGTGATGTTCGCGGTTCTCAGCATGGGGCCTGAGATGCCGACCGGCCAGTGGCTGCTGGTCACACTGACGGCCGGCGTCGGCGGCAGCCTGTTGTCAGTGGGCTCGGCCGCCGGTGTCGCACTGATGGGGCAGGCCCACGGCAAGTACACGTTCTTCGGTCACCTGAAGTGGACGCCCGTGATTGCGCTCGGCTATGCGGCGAGCATCGCAGTGCATTTCTGGATCAACAGCGCACTGTTCTAG